Genomic DNA from Streptomyces sp. AM 2-1-1:
AAGGCGTATCCGTACCTCTGGGCCGCCGCCAACTCCCCCTCCTCCTTCGCCTTCGTCGCCTGTTCGGGTGCGACGACATCGACTGTCGCCGGCAGCCAGTTGAGCGCGCTCAGCTCCTCGACCGCTCTGGTCAGCATCTCGGCGGGCGGCAATGACGTCGGCTTCGCCGACGTCATGCAGACCTGCGTGCTGTCGGGCGAGGCCACCTGCGTCAGCAGTGTGAACGCGGCGGTCACGAAGGCGCAGACCGTCCTCCCGAGCCGTCTCGACTCCCTCTACGGCTCCATCCACGCGAAGTCCCCTTCGGCCCACGTGGTGGTCCTGGGTTACCCGCACTTCTACAAGCTGTCCGGCAGCTGCATCCTGGGTCTCAGTGAGAACTCCCGGAAGGCGATCAACAACGGGGCGGACGCCCTGAACGCCGTCATCGCCAAGCGCGCGGCCAACGCCGGGTTCACCTACTCGAGCGTGGTGGACGAGTTCACCGGCCATGAGCTCTGCTCGGGCGACGCCTGGCTCAACAGCGTCTCGCTGCCGGTCTACAACTCCTACCACCCCAAGGCCGCCGGCCAGTCCGGCGGCTACCTGCCCGCCTTCCGCTCGGCGCTGTAGGTCCCGCGCCTCCGGCTGCCCGCACACCGCCACCCCCCACACGCACAGGGCTCCCCGGCCGCACGCCGGCTCGGGAGCCCTGTGCCATGACAGCCCGGCCGCTGCGCGCGTGACCGGGGTCCGCGGACGGGGGACACAGCCGTCACGCGAGGCCGGAGCGCAGGAACCTCACGAGCGGCGGTCACGCGCGAGGTGCGCGTGTCCGGGGCGCGAGCGTTCGCCTCCGGGTCAGACGCGCTCGGAGAGATGGGCGCGGCCCGCCGGCGGCTGGTACGGCTCCGGCCAGAAGTCGGTGACGGCGGTGATGCGGCCCCTGGCGTCGAACGAGAAGAAGTGGATGCCGTCCAACTCGGTGCCCCCGACGGTGAACAGCGTGCGCGCGGCCGCCTGTCCACCGAGGCCGTCCGGGCCCGCGCCGGCCGGAGACTCGGGCAGGTCGGCCACGATCCGGTCGATCCGCACGTGCCAGTCGCCCGGGTACTCACGGTTGAACCGCACGCACCGCTCCTTGCCCCGGATCACCTCGCGGGTCTGCGGCACCTCGAACACGACGTCGTCGTCGAGAGTGGCCGCGAACGCCTCCCAGTCACGGGCGTCCGCAGCGGTCCAGTACGTCTCCACGGTCTTGCGCAGAACAGCGGTCGAGACCGTGCCCGCGCTCATCTCTGCAGTCATGGAACGAGTCTGGACCCCACCACTGACAATCGCGCCGACCTGCGAAAACGGCCAACTGCTGCCCCTCGTCGGGCCCGTCGCCCCGGCGTGCGACCACGCGGCGCGGACGACACACCACCTCCTCGCGGGCGCGGTCGGGCGCGTTCCGGCGCGAGGGGCGGAGGAAACTCGAACAGGACGAGTTCTCCGATCGTTTCGCAGGGAGAGAAGGACCGTGCGCCGCGTCCCCGGTACGAGGTTTGATGGGGGCATGAGCGACACACAGAACGCCCCGACCCCGCCCGACTGGGAGCAGCGGTTCCGCGCACCCCGGGTCTCCCTGCCCGACTGGGCGGAGGACGCCCCGGAGCGTGGCCTGTTCGTGTCGAACGCGACGGGGACGTACGAGCTGTACGCGTGGGACCGGACGACCGGTGAGCAGCGCCAGGTGACCGACCGGCCGAACGGCACGACGGACGGGGCACTGACCCCGGACGGCACCGGCATCTGGTGGTTCAGCGACACGGACGGCGACGAGTTCGGCGTCTGGATGCGGCAGCCCTTCGGTGGCGGGGAGGACGTGCCGGCGGCGCCGGGGCTGGCGGCGTCGTATCCGGCAGGGCTCGCGATCGGCCGGGACGGCACGGCCGTCGTCGGCCGGTCCACCGACGAGGACGGGACGACGATCCACCTGGTACGCCCGGACGGCGCGGGGGACGTGGAGATCTACCGGCACCGGGAGTCGGCCGGGGTGGGAGACCTTTCGCACGACGGCACCCTGATCGCCCTGGAGCACACCGAACACGGCGACGCCATGCACTCGGCGCTGCGGGTGGTGCGTCCGGACGGCACCACGGTGGCCGAGCTCGACGACACCGAGGGCGGCACGAAGGAACTGGGTCTGGCGGTCATGGGGTTCTCACCCGTCGCCGGTGACACCCGGCTACTGGTCGGGCATCAACGCCGGGGCCGTTGGGAGCCGATGGTCTGGGATCCGGTCGCGGGCACGGAGACGGAGCTGGCGATCGACCTGCCGGGCGACGTGAGCGCCGAGTGGTATCCGGACGGCTCCGCGATCCTGATCGAGCACGGCTTCGAGGCCCGCAGTGAGCTGTGGCGCCATGAACCGGGCCGGCCGGAGCCGGTGCGGGTGGAGACGCCTC
This window encodes:
- a CDS encoding SGNH/GDSL hydrolase family protein gives rise to the protein MSVRRFWASLSTLAIAAVAALGVAQPASAATGGYVALGDSYSSGVGAGSYIADSGDCHRSTKAYPYLWAAANSPSSFAFVACSGATTSTVAGSQLSALSSSTALVSISAGGNDVGFADVMQTCVLSGEATCVSSVNAAVTKAQTVLPSRLDSLYGSIHAKSPSAHVVVLGYPHFYKLSGSCILGLSENSRKAINNGADALNAVIAKRAANAGFTYSSVVDEFTGHELCSGDAWLNSVSLPVYNSYHPKAAGQSGGYLPAFRSAL
- a CDS encoding nuclear transport factor 2 family protein, translated to MTAEMSAGTVSTAVLRKTVETYWTAADARDWEAFAATLDDDVVFEVPQTREVIRGKERCVRFNREYPGDWHVRIDRIVADLPESPAGAGPDGLGGQAAARTLFTVGGTELDGIHFFSFDARGRITAVTDFWPEPYQPPAGRAHLSERV